The following DNA comes from Salvia splendens isolate huo1 chromosome 17, SspV2, whole genome shotgun sequence.
TCACTTCATCGATACACGTCATACATTTATTTCGGTTATGCTGTAATTCAATACAACATAACAAGTCAACGATCAACAACATAAAAACATGAATTACTATATAACAATAAAACACGACACATGATACTACAATAGAACACCTTGCCtcgtaaaaaaaaaaaaaaaaaaaaaacctaacactcctcctcctcctcctcagccAAAGCCATTCTACTCAAAGGACTAGGCCcaatcttcttcctcctcaAACAACTTCTCCTCCTAATAATCTCCATCTCATTTCTCTTCCTAACCTTCATCAtggcctcctcctcctccacaaCGAACCTCCTCATCAAAACGTCGTCGTTTAGGGACTTCCCGCGGAAGATCTTCCTCCCCTCCACGCTCATTCTCGCGCTACGGGTCATCTCGGGCGGGGAGGAGCCAGGAGGCTTCGACCGCGGGTAGCTATAGCTCCTGCGAGGCGGGACGTCTACCTGAAAAACCTCGGTGTAGGAGGAGATCGGGGCGCATAGGCAAACTCGGGTGAAGGAGGTTGCCACCCTTAGAGATTTGCATTTTCTTAGCCTCTTTGTAGCGTTTGTTGAGGTTGTGGTGATGTCGTTGGTTTTAGAGATTGATTTCCATAAAAAATCGTGATCTTTTGTGGGATTTTTGGGGGGTTTTGGGAAGGGTTTCCATAATGTGGCCATCTCTATTGCTCTTTGGTACCAAGGCTTCCTACAAGTGTGACAAAGACATTATCATGAAAttcgaaaataaataatactctcttcgttcaTGATTGGAATTATGTAATTTATTGATACCagttttgaatataaatgtGCATATGGTGGTGTGAGATGTTTAATGtctatatagtagtagtatatataagGATTATTTTTTATTGAGTATGTatgtagtactattaatttcaatattttggACATGGGCAAGATTTTTTTGGTAGCTAAAGATTTGAAATTAATGCTCCATTGTTATTGAAGGCCCATTGTTAATTTCAGCTAGCCTCCATTTCTTTCTTATGTGGTAACTATATCATAATCAAaatcaattataataaaaataaaaatgatctgTGAACTAAATTAATATCATTCgagcttatatatatataacaaaattagaCTTGCATAACATTTTACAAATGATGAAAAGTCTTTAAAAGTC
Coding sequences within:
- the LOC121773769 gene encoding uncharacterized protein LOC121773769 isoform X2, producing the protein MQDPKNSHTRKPWYQRAIEMATLWKPFPKPPKNPTKDHDFLWKSISKTNDITTTSTNATKRLRKCKSLRVATSFTRVCLCAPISSYTEVFQVDVPPRRSYSYPRSKPPGSSPPEMTRSARMSVEGRKIFRGKSLNDDVLMRRFVVEEEEAMMKVRKRNEMEIIRRRSCLRRKKIGPSPLSRMALAEEEEEEC
- the LOC121773769 gene encoding uncharacterized protein LOC121773769 isoform X1; this encodes MQDPKNSHTSRKPWYQRAIEMATLWKPFPKPPKNPTKDHDFLWKSISKTNDITTTSTNATKRLRKCKSLRVATSFTRVCLCAPISSYTEVFQVDVPPRRSYSYPRSKPPGSSPPEMTRSARMSVEGRKIFRGKSLNDDVLMRRFVVEEEEAMMKVRKRNEMEIIRRRSCLRRKKIGPSPLSRMALAEEEEEEC